The DNA region GTTATAATATTATATTCCTCGTGATCATCGGTTTGACAACGTCAGTGGTCAGACTGCGCTCTTGATTGCCCTTTATTTCCATTTCATACGACAAGCTAAAGTGTCAATTAACAATCAGAGGTGGCAATACTTGTTTGCATTCAGGACAGAAAAGTTTATCGATCTGGCCATCTCCCATCATGATCTTCTTATACGCCAGTGATCCTGGTCTCAAGTAGCGTGCGTCAACTGTGGAAGACCTTACAAATTCGactaaaaacaaagtaaatgaggaaaaacagaaaataaataaatcagcTCCATTTTATTCGTAATTTCATACAAATATTTTACACGGCCTTGGGGATCAAACCAGGCTGTAAGAGTCCAGTCCAAATCTTTTTACAAAATGCACTTTCTTCGTatttacaattgtttttttttttcgttgcatGTTAGtagttattttgatttactAGGTGTCTCATGGACGGCCGGGCTTGTCTTTCCTGACGTATCTTGGCTTGGCTGCTGGAAAAACAGTGGGACTGTCTCTTTCTGGCTTCGGCTTTTTCCCTTCCGACTCCTTACCGTTCTTGCAACCTGATGAAAATCGAAAATTAAAGGTTGCAAGTGATAAAAGCACCGGTCACTTGGCTTTTAACAGAAAATTGCCCCATACCCGAAAAACATTTATCACTGAAATAGTACTAGCTGAGGGCAGCCAAGACGAGTGTATTAATTGTGATTTGTGTGTCTGTAGTCGGTTAGTTACTGCACCATCAATTATATTATGTGTTCAGtatcaaattttcaattgaaatttccGCTTGACTGTATCATAGAAGTGGAACTAAGTGGAAATACGAGGTAGAGCGGAGATAGTTTCTGTGTTTAGAGTAACGTCGCGTCAACTAGTTAACAGTTCTTAACCATCATAATAAAAGTTCTCTCTGGATACTTTCTCTCTGTACCGCAAAATATATCGAATTTGAcatattcctgttttctctCCCCATACGGTTGTTATTTCGTTTGTTTCTTCGTTACTTTTATGTTGAAAAAGGTGTTTTATTTTGACCATCGCATGTTTCCTTTAGCCAGTTAATCATAAATTGAACCCGTTATTTCTCTGGATTATTGTCTTAATGACCCTTATGCCTCAGTACAAACTAACTCTTAATTAAGTTATGTATTTCTTATGTATCATCGATCATTTCctgcaaaataaaaaagcatTACTTACAGCACATCACTATCGGTGGATGTCCACAGCCCCCTCCCCAGCCAAAGCCACCGCAACCACCGCAACCACCGCAACCACCGCAACCCCCGCACCCGCCACACCCTCCACACCCAAATCCACCTCCATATCCTCCATATAAGGGGTAGCCTCCCCAACCTGGATGAGGTATCATGTCATAAACGCCACCAAGGCCACCGCAGCCGCCGAAGCCTCCGCATCCTAGACCAGGCCAACCGCCACCAACACATCCACCACAAGGAATGGTGTAAGGTCCGCTGCAGCCAATCACTTCATATGCATGCGCTGGTCCACAAGGCAATGGACACATACATCTCCTCCTGACCTTCTTCATTCTGTTGATGGCAGGCTCAAATGGGGTTATCTCTATTTTGCCAGCGGGACCGGCGAAATTCAAAGAAAACGGCTCGGGTGTTTTCATCTGCTGAGATGGGTCTTGAGGCCTTCCTGGCTGCATTGCAGTGATAGTGAAAGGTTGTTGGATTCCCAACGTGTTTTGCATTTGCAGTTCTTTAGAGTCTGGCTCGTTTTTATTCTTTGGACGGTCACTTTTTAGCAAGGATTTGTCTTCTTTTCTATCTTGGCCTTCTTTGTCTTCAGTTTCTAAGCCACCTCCACTGAAATCACCACTTCTTTCGTTATCTTGGAGCTCCACATTATCACTTCTCTTCTGCCTCATTCTTGGTTCTTCAGTGGTACTTCCGTCTTCCTCGTCTTCATCATCACCATCCACGACAGACGTCTCCAACTCATCTTCGCCAGAGGATTTACTGTCGGAAATGGAAACACCTTCGCCCTCGTGTTCTTTGACGGGCTTGCCTGGTGTCAAGTCCAACAGGGATAGTGAAACAATAATTAGTAGAATAAGTTTCATGTTTACTTTCTTCTGTCTTGaagtgaaaaattttgttttgcgaattctttttttgtgttgtgtCACTATTTCAAATTTCCTAGAGCACGTAATGTTATGTCATTGTAATATTTGTTCAAATGGCGTGAAGTGTCACCTGCAAAGCTCTATCAATTACTCGATCTTAGACCTGTTCATCGTGTAATTAAAAGATTGTTCATGTTTGCGATATCTTCATGGAAAAAAAGCTCTTTTATTGGTGGTACTGTATATATTTGTGCAGAAACCGTCTTCTTCAGGGTTAGCCGATCGTAAAAATCAACCAACTCCTACCTCTGTGTTGTTTGTTCTACCAATTGTTTCAGAGATTAAATGTTCATTAACGCTTTTAAGTTTGCTCATAGAAACGGTTAGTTTCTTTCGGTCGCATTTATCATGAACCTTGATTGCAAAGAATGCTCAATGCAAACAGCTTTAGATTGTTCACAGTACCATCCTGGTTCATTAAATGAGTTATTGTAAGAAAGATAAATATTGGATCTCTCCCTCCACCAGAATAAGCTTTCTCTGGTGTTtccacaaaagagaaaattaatttctttgaataatAAATTGCCCTGAGGAATATGGCTCCTCACATGATAATGACCAATATATTTGATGCGCTTCACAGGAGCGACAAAGACGCTCTATTGGTTGAGTGGGTAATCAATTGGCGATGATAGCCGAATAAAAAAAGCTGCTCAGGTTAATGTCCCTTAAACATGTAAAGAATGGTAATGTTCCTAAGTGAATTGATCATCGTGAAGTTATAACAATTCCAAAGTGATATTTTGAATCAGAGAGTAAAGCCCACAAGTTATTTAAGTTATCCAAGTATAAAGTTTTAGTGcaattatcctttttttgttctctaCTTAAGAACCTTTAGACTAACGTGTCAATCATTTATTACAAAGTCCGCCCTAATAAAAGGACCAGACTTATTTAAACTGATCCGCACGTATTTGAAAAGCCACCCTACTAGTGGATGGAGCAGTTGAGGaaagcttaaattaaaacagCGGACAAATTTAGTTTTTACTGCATACGAAACGGACACAGACAAAATAAACTACCTTCTACAAAAGTTTTTTAATCTACAAAAGAATCGCTTATAAGCTATTTTGACAGTAGCCAGCCATAAcgaattaataatttattcaaaacagATCAAAAATTCCCTTGGTTAACAAAACAAGTAGTGCTGTGGACCTGCACTGGTGAGAAACCGACCAATAGCCGAGGCGCTAATTTTTTATTGAACCAACGAGGCCTATTGCCACGTTAAATTAGTAAACTTATCGGATATTCTACGCTCACCAAGAAAGTCCTAAAACCGAGATTGTTTGAAGAAGCTTCTTCATCGTGGCCTTCAATTTCAAATTGGAAGCCTCTAGAAGAAGTCTGGGGTCACAATGACAGACTTGGCGCCGAAAGTACTATTGTTCATCGCATTCCTTTACGTTTACATAGGTGGAATAAGAGGAAGGCCAAACATTTTGGAAGATACGGCAAGAGGGGAAAatcaaaaaacatttgaagaaagtGATCTTCTAAAAAGATCTAAGGCCAAAAGTGGCGGACAAGGCAAAGGTAACAGCTATATGATTGTATATCGCCCAGTGCAAtgtgaaaatatatatatatatctcgTCCCGTGATttaattcaaaaaaagtttgtttgtcTCAGGTATAtcacaatgaaaaaaaggagCATCTATCGCAGTAATTTACTCCATTTGGGATAAAATATTGCCATTTTACTAGTATAGTGAAATTCACCTTGAccaaataataacaatgataataacgaTATATTATTTCTTTGGTCTCTCAAAGGTTTTATCTCATTCGAGATTTCATTTGGAGCAGGGTGCAGTGCAAAAACATATCTACTCCACTTAGTCCCTATTTGTAATTGAAGACAATTTTTCCTCTGGGCGATAAATATTGCTGGCTTTCAAGCTACTTCAAACTTAAGTTTTTTAATCCAAGATTAATGACAACTTAAGCCATGAGCGATGCTGTAAAACTATCGCGGTAAAGCAGTTGTATTCGCAAGCCTAGCTATGGGAAATGCAGTACTAAAATAAACTACGGATCAACCAAACTTCTCGTAGAAGACAGTgctaacgaaaacaaaacaaatagaaacGCAATTTCTTTTAACTTGGAAGTATCTTTGACAAGCCAGAGACAATCACACAAGCTAAAAGAATAAACACGGAAAAACTGAATACAGAAGCCACCAGTTAAAAGGGTCGCATGATTTAAAATCATGTTGACATGAAAGGGtggttgttttaaaaaaatcaggttAGGTTTATTGGTTCAGTGATTTCTCATAACACTTTACTGGATCAGTTGCGATGCTTTCTGAAATGTCAGTTAATGGTACGTTTAGGCAAGCCAACTTCAAGGATATACTTTAgcctttttatttgaaaaagaagcaaGCAGTATTTGATAAATGCCGTCAGTTCATTTATGGAATCCAGTAAGAGGAAAAGTAGTTATTTTATGAGTAAGAAATTCTTATCGTCTTTGTTTTCATAAGACCACAAGGAAatcaagggaaagaaaaagcaagtcATAGATGCTTACCACCTTGGTCCCTACCATCACGGACACCCTTGGGGTACGGTCTCACAGTGGCCGGGATTTCATtggggaggacatccatcacgCCATGCAGGATGGACTGGGTATCCGTCCCTCGGAGGATGGCACAAATCTCACATTTCCAAAAAGAGTCCTAAAAAGGCAGCACAAAAAGCATCTTTAAAGCGTCGCATGCTACCAACATTTGCCTTTCCAGCTTATGGATACGCTTACCCGTCTTTAGGGTTTGCTGCGGTGCCATTTACGCCTTCACCTATTCCCTGGGGCCACGCACATTATCGTACCAAAGTCCCCGAGAAATCTTCAATAGGGCATACCAGATCCTCCGTGAAACACACTGAAGCTAACAAGAGATGGTGGCCGGGATATATGGGGGGATGGGGTGGATGGGGATTAGGAAATGAGGGATATCCGGGCTGGGGCGCTTTAGGCGACTGGGGACGTGGTTATGATTTTGGAGGTTTCGGTCATGGATGGGGCATGCTAGGTACTGGCCTTAGTTATCATCCTTTCCTGAGAGCTGAGATCCCCCGAAAGCAGAGCAAGAAAGATAAAGCGGAAAAACGTTGGTGGCCCGGCTACATGGGTGGTTGGGGAGGTTGGGGACTCGGCAACAGTGGTTACCCTGGATGGGGACCATTAGGCGGTTTCTGGGGTCACGGATGGGGTCCGTATGCTTATGGTCATGGGTATGGTTTAGGAATTGGACGTGGTCATGCTTTTCGCTCGGATCTTCCTAGTAGAGACGATAAAGAAGAACAGAGCCCAAAGCGACAACTCATACATGAACCATTTGCAGGTACTGACTTTCCTTGGTCGGGTTATGGACCGTTTGCGGACTACCAATATCCCTATTTCGGTCATAGTCAGTACATTCCTTATCCTTTTTCACTATATGGGGATTCAATACCATTTTACGGGTTTGGCCCATCTCCGGTCTTAGGATATGGCTTCCCTGGAGACCATGGGTTTTTTAAGTCAAAGATTCCAGAAggaaaatctaaaaaaatgcaaaaagaactaaaaaaggaagagaaagcTACTGGTAGAcactttgtaaataattttcaCCCAGGTCGAATGGGATGGGGAGGAGCACTATACTCCGGTAATGGTTACCACGCCGCCTTTCCCTTGTTAGGTGCTCATACGTATGGCCTGTATGGTGCAGGGTTTTACGGAACATATGGTCCTCCTTATGGGGCGTTTGGTCCTTACTCTAGATCAGGCATTCCTGGCAGTTCGAAGGAAAATCCTCAGAGTAGGCAAGTGATAAACTATAATCCAGGATGCTGTGGATGGGGTGGATGTGTCTACCCCGGTTGTGGTTATATTGGTGGATGGACCTGGCCTCTTCCATGCCATTTCCGTCACTGTGGCTGTGGCTGCCCATGCTGGACGCGATCCAAAACTCCCAGGAAGCAAtcaatgaaagaagaaaaagggaaGTCTAGACAGGACATAGAAAGCCCAGTAGAAGAGGAAAGCGAAAATGGTAAAGAAGATCCGCGAACACGTCCACATCTGGAAGGCGCCGACCTACTAAACTCAGAAATGCAGAGCCTGGCTATGGGATTTCCAGGAATTGAGAAACTTCAAACACCTATGGGATCATCAAGTAACCCAGGAGTCCAAGGTTTTAACGATCAGGAAATAGATGCGAATGGAGAACACTCGTCCCCTGAACCAGCGGAGGCAAGTGAAAGTATGGCTGGTATGAATCCTTTCGAAGGGGCAAATGCCCTCAGAGCAGCTGCGATGGGCAGCATGGGGGAGCAACAGGATGGCCAACAGCAGACAGCCGAAGATTTAATGTCCACATTCAGCACGAGTCCATCAAATGAGGGCGAAGCACCCGTTGAAGCCTTTGGTGAAACAGGTGAGCTAATAACGTGAGACGAAATGTGAGATTGTGGTCGGGTGATACATATTTAAGAATGACTGAGCTGGTTAacttccttttgaaaaattttcatatcatgcttcattaaGGAAATCCAAACATGTATCCTACCGAAGCGGAGGAGCAAGCCACGGAAGCAGCCTCTCGAAGAGCTGATATTCCCGGTGAGATGGAGAAAGAACTAATCAAGAAGCAGGCTGTGGCATATCCATACCACTACCTCTACCCTGGATTTACGATGGCTCACGGAGTCAATCCATACTACCATTACACCCCACTTAATTATGTAAGACACGCCTTTATGACTTCTGTTTACTTTCGTAAAAGCACTCGCATTAAATTTTGGGTAATTCACGAGGGATATGCGAGAAATAACCCCATAAACGTTGTTTTGCAGTCGTATTATAATCCTGTGTTGCTCAAAGAATGGACTACTTCATTCCCTAATAGTATATAAATTTTGACCTTTTGCCTCAGAGAAGGCGACAGTAATGGTTACTCGTAAGTTTTTCGTCATATAGCTGCTGCCTTAATATGATGCCTTAAAAAGAGAAGACTAGAATACATTCCACTTAAGACCTTGAACTTATATTTCATTGGAATACTGCCCACACATGTTCCATGCCCCATACGAAGTTCCCATGAGCCTTCgggagtaattaaaaaaaatctgtcactCCTCTGACTAAGTACGCCAGCATTCAAACATGACTTGTTTTCTTGATGTTTATTCTGTATCTAGCCCCAACACGTGATGGCTTACCCTTCCACATATCCATTGGCTAATACTTACGCGCCACTTTATCCTGCGGCCCATGCTGGTCTTATCCCACAAGCGCAAGAATTGCCATTACATGATCGTCCCTCTCATTCCATCCACGTTGGAGCCCCTAATGTCAACGTCGATGTCCACACAACACGTGAACATGTTGCTCCCAGTCCCGAGAAAGCGGTAAGCTGTTACTTTTGTACATGATGCAGTAGAtcgttttttttccattttctcagtAGCTACATTTGAGCCAGTTAAACGATGACTGCGAATCAGTTTTGATTAGGATAGAGCTAAAAGACTCTGAGAAAcgattaaaatttgacaaataatCTTAATTTTGTCAAAAACTGTTCTATATCCGTTTAAAGAACAACGTAGTCAGGTTTTCGTAGAGAAATGTCACCATTCTGTTTCAACTTTTGCTTTCAGAAAAGTGGCAAGCTGAAACAATTGTTTGGAGAGTTCTCGACGAAGTTAAAACCTAAGAGCAGACATCACCAATCATCCCATGGAAAGAAAGTTATGAAAAGGCAGATATCGCCGTTATTGTCTCCAATCATGAGCCGACCGATGGGATTGTCACCTCTTAGGTCCTCaactaaaattacattaaaGTAGCTATCAATTTGATAACGAATCCAATCAACTGCGTCATcgaaaatagacaaaaaaatgCAGATAAGCAATAAAACTGAGATGTTTCCAATACATAACCCAATAGCAAAGTAAACCAAGATGCAATTCTTGATGAGTTGTTACCACTTTGTTGCATGATCGACGTTCATGATATTTTGTAGTAAAATTAAATTCCTTTGAAATGCCTTTAAGTCTGATATTTTTATAGAGAGCAGCACGTAAAAGTTTTCGATTAGAGGCATGTGTTTCGGCAAGCTTGAAAAATTCGCATGACACATTCTTAAATAATTACCAATACCTTTTGACACATATTTTACATTGCGAGAAAAGGAATGCCGAATGCCGTTTTGAGTCGAAAACCTTTACAAAGAGTACAAGTCGCGGAAGTAAACTTGCTCCTCTCAATTCTGTAAAAAAACAATGGGCCATTCCGTTCTGCGCCCTTGTCCTGAATACTTTTTAAACGGCAAGCAGCTACCATCCCTTTCTCAAGGCTTACGCACTGCATGCAGCATTCCATTTCTCGCCGAAATACGCATGCTTTTTTGGGGTCAAACACTGGTGCACATGAAGTATCAGTGTTATGAAATCATCATCAAACAATGAAAGAAGGATGCATTTTACATTCATTGATTTCCAGTAGAACAAAAAAAGCGTGGTAAATATTCAAACAATGATTGGCCACTTGCGTTTTCGGTTGCTAAAGATGAGTACTTCGGTATTCAACGTCAGTTTAACTTTATACTTCAGTGAAATTGATATGAATAACTAAATTTAAATGATCCATTccggctttttttttcacaaatcgCTCGGCACTGACCACAGATGTTGATTAGAAATGACCGATTTGAATTGGCCAAGTTCTTACATTAAAGAATGAATGTGCCTAAGAAGAAACTAATTAgagttaaaataattgaaagccATAGATATATTTTAATGGCATAGTCTTCAAGCTGCACCAGTGTTTGACTCAAAAGTATTTGATCAATCATGAATTATTCCTCACCCGGATCCTTTCATTATAGATACCCAGTATCCAATCCGCAGCCGGGCCTCACGGGAGCAAGGTAGGTTGTTTTGCTACAGCGTCAAACCTAGCCTGTTTCTCTATTTCATGATGCCCTTTGTTAGCTGGTATCAAGAACTAAGAAACTACCAATCACTTAAACCCACACGTCAGTCATCTCCCAGACTACTGAAATATCACCATCAATTAACAATCAATCCGTCAGTCTTACAGCCAATTAATCAATCACCGCCTCGATCAGTCAGCCAATGATACATTTGATAAATTCCATCGCTCATTTGatgatttaataatttattaatgtttCGAAGGACAAGATAAATTCATGAAGATAATTTTGTCAGAATGTTACATGTGCTATAATCTTGTATACAAATACCTGTAAGTTTCCAAGTTTCCAGAATGTTACATGTGCTATAATCTTGTATACAAATACCTGTAAGTTTCCAAGTCAGTATTCGCATATGTAAAACCTGAATTTCTGAAGAATTCGTATGCGTTTTTACGAAAAACTTTTGTCAAAATGAAACTCACAGCTTATTTTGATGAGCCTCCTCCATATATCAAAGACTGTTTTATCCTCAACTGTTATAGAGTTCTCTTAATGATCAACACCAGCGTATAATCAATTATTACTTTTATTCAAAACTTTCTAtccctttcttctctttctctccGTCTTTGGGATAGTTGATACGATATCTTAAAAAGAATACAATTCATTACAGATAACAGTAAAATACAGCTTGATAATTTCTGTGGATCATTATTTCATTCAAAGTACctcttttgaaaggaaaacagtcttttagtattaatttttaatactgTATTCTATAGGATGTTTCCGTCTTTACAACCAGCACAACCATTCGACATCAGGGCCATGAGTCGCTCCGGCCTACCTGCAATGTCGTCACCAGCCATGGGTATGTCTCCATTGGGTTTTTCAGCTTCTAGAGCTCCTCAGATGCGCTCTGCTTTGACGCCGTCTCAAATGGCCTTTTCTCGACAACTGTCAAGTGTTACTGGCATCAGCATTCCAATTGCTGCACAGCCTGGAATGGGAATAGTAGGTAAGTTAAATGCATATGGATGGGTTATATTCAACACCAAgctaccagaaaaaaaaatcgtcttCAATTTACATAGAAGGCCAACGGACTCAGTGGCTGTCGAGCAGAAGGGTAGACACCAAGAGTTTAATGGGCATTAACTAAGAACTTTATG from Pocillopora verrucosa isolate sample1 chromosome 1, ASM3666991v2, whole genome shotgun sequence includes:
- the LOC131778541 gene encoding uncharacterized protein encodes the protein MKLILLIIVSLSLLDLTPGKPVKEHEGEGVSISDSKSSGEDELETSVVDGDDEDEEDGSTTEEPRMRQKRSDNVELQDNERSGDFSGGGLETEDKEGQDRKEDKSLLKSDRPKNKNEPDSKELQMQNTLGIQQPFTITAMQPGRPQDPSQQMKTPEPFSLNFAGPAGKIEITPFEPAINRMKKVRRRCMCPLPCGPAHAYEVIGCSGPYTIPCGGCVGGGWPGLGCGGFGGCGGLGGVYDMIPHPGWGGYPLYGGYGGGFGCGGCGGCGGCGGCGGCGGCGGFGWGGGCGHPPIVMCCCKNGKESEGKKPKPERDSPTVFPAAKPRYVRKDKPGRP
- the LOC131778537 gene encoding uncharacterized protein, encoding MTDLAPKVLLFIAFLYVYIGGIRGRPNILEDTARGENQKTFEESDLLKRSKAKSGGQGKDHKEIKGKKKQVIDAYHLGPYHHGHPWGTVSQWPGFHWGGHPSRHAGWTGYPSLGGWHKSHISKKSPKKAAQKASLKRRMLPTFAFPAYGYAYPSLGFAAVPFTPSPIPWGHAHYRTKVPEKSSIGHTRSSVKHTEANKRWWPGYMGGWGGWGLGNEGYPGWGALGDWGRGYDFGGFGHGWGMLGTGLSYHPFLRAEIPRKQSKKDKAEKRWWPGYMGGWGGWGLGNSGYPGWGPLGGFWGHGWGPYAYGHGYGLGIGRGHAFRSDLPSRDDKEEQSPKRQLIHEPFAGTDFPWSGYGPFADYQYPYFGHSQYIPYPFSLYGDSIPFYGFGPSPVLGYGFPGDHGFFKSKIPEGKSKKMQKELKKEEKATGRHFVNNFHPGRMGWGGALYSGNGYHAAFPLLGAHTYGLYGAGFYGTYGPPYGAFGPYSRSGIPGSSKENPQSRQVINYNPGCCGWGGCVYPGCGYIGGWTWPLPCHFRHCGCGCPCWTRSKTPRKQSMKEEKGKSRQDIESPVEEESENGKEDPRTRPHLEGADLLNSEMQSLAMGFPGIEKLQTPMGSSSNPGVQGFNDQEIDANGEHSSPEPAEASESMAGMNPFEGANALRAAAMGSMGEQQDGQQQTAEDLMSTFSTSPSNEGEAPVEAFGETGNPNMYPTEAEEQATEAASRRADIPGEMEKELIKKQAVAYPYHYLYPGFTMAHGVNPYYHYTPLNYPQHVMAYPSTYPLANTYAPLYPAAHAGLIPQAQELPLHDRPSHSIHVGAPNVNVDVHTTREHVAPSPEKAKSGKLKQLFGEFSTKLKPKSRHHQSSHGKKVMKRQISPLLSPIMSRPMGLSPLRYPVSNPQPGLTGARMFPSLQPAQPFDIRAMSRSGLPAMSSPAMGMSPLGFSASRAPQMRSALTPSQMAFSRQLSSVTGISIPIAAQPGMGIVGMASRKKRSPSKKPSKKKDKTTKRQFLAAMPQTLSSGGLPWLSSPESPFSGAAFPSLPYAQPQQPLSFKQPMMPAIRSRMAPTGLTTLRMAGLQANRMPMMLSPFSGFPSPQNNPFFKVPQFQSANFFSGSPNGPWAPSAPMREPMSEMPNAPMREPISETPGFSQFAERRPEPMIPETQQMNGEQFAGFNPSSFGLSEPQPPAMFSQEGPGSEGPQLPMVPQKEMASFFQVPGEGAMTESPTFNMQPGLAALKKSSVPDKKNIKGKSSKSRRQITL